One window of Nymphaea colorata isolate Beijing-Zhang1983 chromosome 1, ASM883128v2, whole genome shotgun sequence genomic DNA carries:
- the LOC116266294 gene encoding transcription factor MYB77-like isoform X1, producing MDEASGGASVTTTTTTGTGTTATNVDEAKTCPRGHWRPGEDEKLRQLVEQYGPQNWNSIAEKLQGRSGKSCRLRWFNQLDPRINRRPFSEEEEERLLNAHRVHGNKWALIARFFPGRTDNAVKNHWHVIMARRSRERCRLFGKRRSHNFISSSPGDITMSNFLTKPSTDEEAADTINSGLCKEIKDGFLVLPQQMAAASWAFPASEITRTIIGSIIPGERRDSAFFPYNYHDPSICGGHWSNGFQGQVNYRRVVPPNFLGFSSLSTEECSNGVTTMNELSSYGESSAGPQKFRVINSHSEEPEDSCTMQKNVGFIDFLGVGT from the exons ATGGATGAGGCAAGTGGTGGCGCTTCagtcaccaccaccaccaccaccggcaccggcaccacCGCCACCAACGTCGACGAGGCAAAGACATGTCCCCGCGGCCACTGGAGGCCAGGAGAGGACGAAAAGCTCAGACAGCTCGTGGAGCAATACGGCCCTCAGAATTGGAATTCCATCGCAGAGAAACTCCAAGGTCGCTCAG GTAAGAGTTGTAGATTAAGGTGGTTTAATCAGCTTGACCCTAGGATTAACAGGAGGCCCTTTtcagaggaggaggaagaaagactTCTTAATGCCCACAGGGTCCATGGCAACAAATGGGCTCTCATAGCAAGATTCTTCCCTGGAAGAACAGATAATGCTGTCAAGAACCACTGGCATGTGATCATGGCCCGGCGGAGCCGCGAGCGGTGCCGCCTCTTTGGGAAGAGAAGGTCTCACAACTTCATCAGCAGCAGCCCTGGGGACATCACCATGAGCAACTTTCTAACCAAGCCTTCCACAGACGAAGAAGCTGCTGATACCATCAATTCAGGCCTCTGCAAGGAGATCAAAGACGGGTTTCTTGTGTTGCCGCAGCAGATGGCGGCAGCTTCTTGGGCATTTCCGGCATCGGAGATCACCAGAACAATCATAGGGAGCATTATCCCTGGAGAAAGAAGGGACAGTGCTTTCTTCCCTTATAACTATCATGACCCTTCTATCTGTGGTGGTCATTGGAGCAATGGCTTCCAAGGCCAGGTTAACTACAGAAGAGTAGTCCCTCCTAATTTTCTTGGGTTTTCTAGTTTGAGTACTGAGGAATGCAGCAATGGAGTGACAACCATGAATGAACTGAGTAGCTATGGGGAGAGTTCTGCTGGTCCGCAGAAGTTCAGGGTTATCAACAGCCACAGTGAGGAACCAGAGGATTCCTGTACCATGCAAAAGAATGTTGGATTCATAGACTTTCTTGGAGTTGGGACTTAA
- the LOC116266294 gene encoding transcription factor MYB77-like isoform X2 yields MDEASGGASVTTTTTTGTGTTATNVDEAKTCPRGHWRPGEDEKLRQLVEQYGPQNWNSIAEKLQGRSEEEEERLLNAHRVHGNKWALIARFFPGRTDNAVKNHWHVIMARRSRERCRLFGKRRSHNFISSSPGDITMSNFLTKPSTDEEAADTINSGLCKEIKDGFLVLPQQMAAASWAFPASEITRTIIGSIIPGERRDSAFFPYNYHDPSICGGHWSNGFQGQVNYRRVVPPNFLGFSSLSTEECSNGVTTMNELSSYGESSAGPQKFRVINSHSEEPEDSCTMQKNVGFIDFLGVGT; encoded by the exons ATGGATGAGGCAAGTGGTGGCGCTTCagtcaccaccaccaccaccaccggcaccggcaccacCGCCACCAACGTCGACGAGGCAAAGACATGTCCCCGCGGCCACTGGAGGCCAGGAGAGGACGAAAAGCTCAGACAGCTCGTGGAGCAATACGGCCCTCAGAATTGGAATTCCATCGCAGAGAAACTCCAAGGTCGCTCAG aggaggaggaagaaagactTCTTAATGCCCACAGGGTCCATGGCAACAAATGGGCTCTCATAGCAAGATTCTTCCCTGGAAGAACAGATAATGCTGTCAAGAACCACTGGCATGTGATCATGGCCCGGCGGAGCCGCGAGCGGTGCCGCCTCTTTGGGAAGAGAAGGTCTCACAACTTCATCAGCAGCAGCCCTGGGGACATCACCATGAGCAACTTTCTAACCAAGCCTTCCACAGACGAAGAAGCTGCTGATACCATCAATTCAGGCCTCTGCAAGGAGATCAAAGACGGGTTTCTTGTGTTGCCGCAGCAGATGGCGGCAGCTTCTTGGGCATTTCCGGCATCGGAGATCACCAGAACAATCATAGGGAGCATTATCCCTGGAGAAAGAAGGGACAGTGCTTTCTTCCCTTATAACTATCATGACCCTTCTATCTGTGGTGGTCATTGGAGCAATGGCTTCCAAGGCCAGGTTAACTACAGAAGAGTAGTCCCTCCTAATTTTCTTGGGTTTTCTAGTTTGAGTACTGAGGAATGCAGCAATGGAGTGACAACCATGAATGAACTGAGTAGCTATGGGGAGAGTTCTGCTGGTCCGCAGAAGTTCAGGGTTATCAACAGCCACAGTGAGGAACCAGAGGATTCCTGTACCATGCAAAAGAATGTTGGATTCATAGACTTTCTTGGAGTTGGGACTTAA
- the LOC116260704 gene encoding uncharacterized protein LOC116260704, with amino-acid sequence MMCTKKMHTEDWKFIEDSKIWEWEMSANSSSSSEIGGKILPGLMLSYNDLLHYLKSFVYCCIYPKDYEIEREILIRQWVAHGLIEEKEGTYVEVTANQYIKDLMNRCLIEETNDRFYWGTCLKLHDILHDLALYISGKEYSHVSATEHTRNLSLLAVDGAEVQKQTKESEFVAEGLGKLTNLRTLHRFMVCDDKGKTRRWNMKELKDLNKLTGELSIERFGGGRVKVVDAKKAELKEKHELIWVKFDFEAREDDKVGNASEERGLLEALEPPHGIGRLGICGYKGDRPTWNLDTNYGELQMLCLDVCIAKFLFSKCDGLNTIGDMPALKRLWLYDLNILKQLPTRLPSLEGLSVNNLPNCSTSAIGIAITGIDIYTNVDEEVKWGRVPEWVWGFSQLEELYVTSFSEDISLGGHWQCLPKLRTLLLEDFPNLKSLVDASPSCKFKSAHIKGKTYVHGMELAMKKRTTSNGTAFLTKA; translated from the exons ATGATGTGTACCAAGAAAATGCATACAGAAGATTGGAAATTCATCGAggatagtaagatatgggaatgggaGATGTCTGCAAactcatcatcatcctctgaaaTTGGTGGCAAAATTCTTCcaggtctcatgctgagctataATGACTTGTTGCattatttgaagagttttgtTTATTgttgcatttatccaaaggattatgagattgaaagggagatATTGATCAGGCAGTGGGTGGCGcatggattgattgaggaaAAGGAAGGTACATATGTGGAAGTGACAGCAAACCAATACATTAAAGATCTGATGAACCGATGCTTGATTGAAGAAACCAATGATAGATTTTATTGGGGCACTTGTCTGAagttgcatgacattttgcatgaccttgccttatatataagTGGCAAGGAATATAGCCATGTAtctgctactgagcacacccgcAATCTGTCCTTGCTTGCTGTAGATGGTGCAGAAGTGCAAAAAC AGACAAAGGAATCGGAATTTGTAGCGGAAGGTCTGGGgaagcttactaatttacgaaccttgcataggtttatggtatgTGATGACAAAGGGAAGACAAGACGTTGGAATATGaaggaactaaaagacttgaataaACTAACGGGGGAATTGTCAATTGAACGTTTTggtgggggaagggtgaaagtagTTGATGCAAAGAAAGCagagcttaaggagaagcatgagCTAATTTGGGTGAAATTTGACTTCGAGGCGCGAGAGGATGATAAAGTTGGTAATGCTTCTGAAGagaggggtttgctggaggctttggaacctccacatggcataggGAGGTTGGGAATTTGTGGTTATAAAGGAGATAGGCCTACGTGGAATTTGGACACCAATTACGGGGAGCTACAGATGCTATGCCTAGATGTTTGCATcgcaaaatttttg TTCTCGAagtgtgatgggctcaacacgattggtgacaTGCCAGCTTTAAAGAGGTTGTGGTTGTATGAcctgaacattttgaagcagctccctactcgccttccttcacttgagggACTGAGCGTGAATAATTTGCCCAACTG caGTACTAGTGCCATTGGCATTGCCATCACAGGTATCGACATTTACACGAAtgttgatgaggaggtcaaatggggaagagTGCCTGAGTGGGTGTGGGGTTTCTCGCAACTGGAGGAATTGTACGTAACCTCTTTCtctgaggacatcagcttgggaggccactggcagtGCCTCCCGAAGCTCAGAACGCTGTTGCTTGAagacttccccaatctgaaaTCTCTGGTGGAC